A single window of Liolophura sinensis isolate JHLJ2023 chromosome 6, CUHK_Ljap_v2, whole genome shotgun sequence DNA harbors:
- the LOC135467029 gene encoding uncharacterized protein LOC135467029 translates to MEIFDNEMGLYTLIVLGLAFLQGAEAGKKVFCYFSSSSNARGGIGKFWPENIDPYLCTHLIFAFADIAEGGKGLEPNNWNDLGKHGLYMRTHKLKEINPKLKLILAVGGWRIGSLPFLPVIATLESMRLFAARVVHYLRHYGFDGMDMDWEFPGIRGSQAEDKYKFTELMKTIQRAFEVDALRRRAPKLLLTMAAAASKYYAEIAYEQDKLWLYVDYVLLMTYNYHGANWENVTGHHSALLPHRLDKDADRQHNFVWSVEYWLRSGIPPEKLCVGLATYGISFKLADPKHHGVRAPVLGPGSPGPHTNESGILAYYEICDALENRGWQLEWIDDQYVPYAHGQGDWVGFENQDSLIIKMNDVLKRGLGGVLVWSIEMDDFTGHCNEGRFPLLRAINNVLKPSYDSDDLLDDGLNTPRGSPPRGKGGLGNIKKSEDIVQDRPKSTEVKGSNKVGGRPKGSSQQLESGGLSVGRKQKQGPTSSEGGLSSQNEMRRFWGNDTDRNGSNPVTTEYPPTAVSETPIFWNPWITQYPPSWNRQNSQEKTKNNRQDTNLSSENGDFKQIRSNFSEWGENQTFPSFNSSNIQDLRNMSRGPPGEIHFETTTTFDNVGWPETNTSEEDDDPQNETIPEKENKIEGKKESARIQERHNHQHNDSNNNIDNVFNSTTTIEIKLNDTSQIDNLQNITSKSDDKHNMDKNVDSIIEDSILSNQSESSTPSTKTRPQEVQQPGETPEFSEDLEKSESESNGDVSDYSWYDYWDSEHEDSDWSESDYDSEYDYSHEGDWYDYSSEYYDSDYGSEDYYYSEPGEFQEEPSTSTESHDVDHHENIYDFDCNEHGLGIYKDPTSCIHFIMCVPMTIWHLGPLKMDCPSGTRFDDNLKVCNYEYMIPCDD, encoded by the exons ATGGAAATATTTGACAAT gAAATGGGGCTTTATACTCTGATTGTGTTAGGGTTGGCTTTTCTTCAAGGAGCTGAAG CGGGAAAAAAGGTTTTCTGTTACTTCTCTAGCTCTTCGAATGCGCGGGGTGGTATCGGGAAGTTCTGGCCGGAAAATATCGACCCGTATCTATGTACTCATCTCATATTTGCCTTTGCTGACATCGCCGAGGGTGGCAAAGGCTTAGAGCCCAACAACTGGAACGACCTTGGCAAACATG GTCTGTACATGCGCACTCACAAGCTGAAGGAAATAAATCCCAAGTTGAAGTTGATCCTGGCGGTGGGTGGCTGGAGGATCGGTTCTCTCCCCTTCCTGCCTGTAATAGCGACGTTGGAATCAATGCGGCTGTTTGCAGCGAGGGTAGTCCACTACTTGCGGCA TTATGGATTTGATGGCATGGACATGGACTGGGAATTCCCCGGGATCAGAGGTAGCCAAGCGGAGGATAAGTACAAATTTACAGAACTAATGAAG ACAATACAACGAGCATTTGAAGTGGATGCCCTCAGGCGGCGAGCTCCCAAACTGTTGCTGACCATGGCGGCGGCGGCCAGCAAGTACTACGCAGAGATAGCGTATGAGCAGGACAAGCTGTGGCT GTATGTTGACTACGTGTTGTTGATGACGTACAATTACCATGGAGCTAACTGGGAGAATGTGACCGGTCATCACAGTGCTCTGCTCCCTCACAGGCTTGACAAAGATGCGGATCGACAACATAACTTC GTATGGTCAGTAGAGTACTGGCTCAGAAGTGGCATTCCCCCGGAGAAGTTGTGCGTTGGGCTGGCCACCTACGGCATATCTTTCAAGTTGGCAGATCCCAAACATCACGGAGTCCGGGCCCCTGTGCTCGGTCCCGGATCACCAGGCCCACACACAAATGAATCTGGGATACTGGCATATTATGAG ATTTGTGACGCCCTGGAAAACAGAGGATGGCAGTTGGAGTGGATTGATGACCAGTATGTTCCTTACGCTCACGGCCAAGGAGATTGGGTGGGGTTTGAGAATCAAGACAGCTTAATCATAAAG ATGAATGATGTTTTGAAGAGGGGATTGGGTGGCGTCTTGGTCTGGTCAATTGAGATGGATGACTTTACCGGTCATTGTAACGAAGGCAGATTTCCACTTTTAAGAGCAATCAACAACGTCCTGAAACCTAGTTATGATTCAGACGATCTCCTTGACGACGGACTTAACACGCCGAGAGGCTCTCCGCCAAGGGGTAAGGGTGGTCTGGGGAACATCAAAAAAAGCGAGGACATCGTCCAAGATCGGCCTAAAAGCACGGAGGTGAAAGGTTCAAACAAAGTTGGTGGTCGACCGAAGGGGTCATCGCAGCAGCTGGAAAGCGGTGGTCTCTCTGTTGGTCGCAAACAGAAACAGGGACCAACGTCCAGCGAAGGAGGTCTCAGTAGTCAAAACGAAATGAGAAGGTTTTGGGGCAATGACACGGATAGGAATGGATCAAACCCAGTGACCACAGAATATCCTCCCACGGCGGTCAGCGAGACTCCGATTTTCTGGAACCCTTGGATTACGCAATATCCTCCTTCATGGAACCGCCAAAACTCACAAGAAAAGACTAAAAATAATCGACAAGATACAAATTTATCCTCAGAAAATGGCGATTTCAAACAGATTCGGTCAAACTTTTCGGAGTGGGGCGAAAATCAGACATTTCCTAGTTTTAACAGTTCGAACATTCAGGATTTACGGAACATGTCACGTGGGCCGCCAGGCGAGATTCACTTCGAAACAACGACAACGTTCGATAACGTTGGGTGGCCGGAGACTAACACATCTGAGGAAGATGATGATCCTCAAAACGAAACAATCCcggaaaaggaaaataaaatcgAAGGCAAGAAAGAATCCGCAAGGATACAGGAAAGACACAACCATCAACACAATGattccaacaacaacattgaTAACGTTTTTAACAGCACAACCACAATAGAAATAAAGCTAAATGACACGTCTCAGATTGATAATCTTCAAAACATTACATCAAAATCGGACGATAAGCATAATATGGACAAAAATGTCGATTCAATAATCGAAGATTCTATCTTATCGAATCAGAGCGAATCATCGACACCCTCAACAAAGACCAGACCGCAAGAGGTCCAGCAACCCGGCGAAACCCCAGAGTTCAGCGAGGACCTTGAGAAAAGCGAAAGTGAATCCAATGGTGATGTCAGCGACTATTCCTGGTATGATTACTGGGATTCTGAACATGAGGATTCAGACTGGAGTGAAAGTGACTACGATAGCGAATACGATTACTCTCATGAAGGCGACTGGTACGACTACAGCTCTGAGTATTACGACTCAGACTACGGCTCTGAGGACTATTACTACAGCGAACCCGGGGAATTTCAAGAAGAGCCGTCGACATCCACAGAGAGTCACGACGTGGACCATCACG AAAACATATACGATTTTGACTGCAACGAGCATGGACTGGGTATCTACAAGGACCCCACGTCTTGTATTCACTTCATCATGTGTGTGCCCATGACAATATGGCACCTTGGACCCCTCAAGATGGACTGTCCCTCGGGTACGAGATTTGACGATAATCTCAAAGTGTGTAACTATGAGTACATGATACCGTGTGATGATTAA
- the LOC135467030 gene encoding free fatty acid receptor 4-like translates to MRKKQELLNSSYFVGEENGHQQRIYFTFFSEFSRTDQVTPAVEATMIGILWLIAFLGNTTIIAKIIRKCRFTRSTNCFILNLALSDNLFVLTAPLIAATRITESWLLGKFLCHIVMYLQCACAVVSIWTMTIISVERYFRIVRHHPRFSGPRAIKIFFVTTWLMSCISFLPLAVYFDTRHFKIRGSDVYICTLVWPLGPVDLPLLFSSVLFAVGFVIPLFLIVVNYLRIFRKFWRSRNVVRSSEILGVSRLTVVTNHNIASMRRRDERDFRVVRMMLLLVGLFLAMWTPVFVCLLGIEHDGTSHTMTMHSQYLFAATCLAYANAGINPLIYGLINRTLVANWCKCCKCLSKRRQNDNNSVFTVQPMEERGNPVQTA, encoded by the coding sequence ATGCGCAAGAAGCAAGAATTACTGAACAGCTCCTATTTTGTTGGAGAAGAAAATGGGCACCAGCAGCGCATATACTTTACGTTTTTTTCCGAGTTCAGCCGAACCGATCAGGTGACGCCCGCAGTGGAGGCCACAATGATTGGCATTTTGTGGCTGATAGCTTTTCTGGGCAACACGACCATTATTGCCAAAATTATCCGAAAGTGTCGTTTTACCAGATCTACGAATTGCTTCATCTTGAACTTAGCGTTGTCTGACAACCTGTTTGTTCTGACAGCGCCGCTGATCGCCGCCACACGGATCACCGAGTCCTGGCTTCTCGGCAAGTTTCTGTGTCACATTGTGATGTACCTCCAGTGTGCGTGCGCAGTCGTCTCTATTTGGACCATGACCATTATCAGCGTGGAGAGGTATTTCCGCATTGTGAGGCATCATCCTCGATTTTCTGGCCCACGGGCGATCAAAATTTTCTTTGTGACTACCTGGCTTATGTCTTGTATCTCGTTTTTGCCCTTAGCAGTCTATTTTGACACGCGCCATTTCAAGATCAGAGGTTCAGACGTGTACATCTGTACGCTAGTCTGGCCACTCGGACCTGTGGATTTACCTCTTCTGTTTTCCTCGGTTCTGTTTGCTGTGGGATTTGTTATCCCCTTATTTCTCATAGTGGTTAATTACCTTCGGATTTTCAGGAAATTTTGGCGATCGAGAAATGTCGTGAGATCCAGCGAGATTCTCGGGGTGAGTAGACTGACGGTAGTGACGAATCACAACATAGCAAGCATGCGCAGGAGGGACGAACGTGACTTCCGTGTTGTGAGGATGATGTTGCTGCTGGTAGGACTGTTCTTGGCGATGTGGACGCCAGTATTTGTTTGTCTGCTCGGCATCGAGCATGATGGAACTTCCCACACAATGACAATGCACTCGCAATATTTGTTTGCTGCTACTTGCCTTGCTTATGCCAACGCGGGGATTAATCCTTTGATTTACGGATTAATCAACAGAACATTGGTGGCTAATTGGTGcaaatgttgtaaatgtttgtcCAAACGAAGACAGAATGATAACAACAGTGTATTTACAGTACAACCGATGGAAGAGCGTGGGAATCCTGTTCAAACTGCTTGA
- the LOC135467031 gene encoding 5-hydroxymethyl-dUMP N-hydrolase-like gives MGLFIYFCGSIRGGRQDAELYQRLIEKLKAYGDVLTEHVGNPNVDDDEEKLTDREIYERDMKWLDQCDVVVAEVTQPSLGVGIELGKALSLGKKILCLFRPSSDKRLSALVSGAHDDEKFIVKDYKEKEVDDILKDFLGKKMGKNTTAGGPEGSIGM, from the exons ATGGGCCTGTTCATATATTTCTGTGGCAGTATTCGTGGAGGAAGACAAGATGCTGAATTATACCAACGACTGATTGAGAAGCTGAAAGCTTATGGTGATGTTTTAACAGAACATGTTGGGAATCCAAATGTGgatg ATGATGAGGAAAAACTGACTGATAGAGAAATTTATGAGAGGGACATGAAGTGGCTTGATCAGTGTGATG TGGTTGTTGCTGAAGTGACCCAGCCGTCCTTAGGGGTTGGCATTGAGCTAGGGAAGGCCCTCTCCCTGGGGAAGAAGATCCTGTGCCTCTTTAGACCTTCTAGTGACAAGC GTCTTTCTGCTCTAGTGAGTGGGGCTCATGACGATGAGAAGTTCATTGTGAAAGACTATAAGGAAAAGGAGGTGGATGATATTCTAAAGGACTTTCTGGGgaaaaaaatgggaaaaaacaCTACAGCGGGTGGCCCTGAAGGCAGCATTGGCATGTAG